One Candidatus Krumholzibacteriia bacterium DNA segment encodes these proteins:
- a CDS encoding decaprenyl-phosphate phosphoribosyltransferase — protein MAKQLLHIIGSMRPRQWTKNLVVFAALIFSRNFDNPAMVLRSVEAFFILCLLSGVIYIVNDLADLPRDRQHPMKRNRPLASGALRPQAAVAAAVIGMLAGIYLSWRIGTNFLVVACAFFVLNFLYSFFLKRIVLLDAMSISLSFVLRAIAGVEALHGFGENIEISPWLLICTLFLSLFLAFCKRRHELLFVENPGNHRETLQEYSPALLDQLVGISAGGSVLSYALYTIWPETVEKFGTSNLVYTVPLVLIGVMRYLYLVYTKEKGGSPSDLLLHERFILIDVVLWILLVVLILGGA, from the coding sequence ATGGCGAAACAGCTCCTGCATATCATCGGCTCGATGCGCCCGCGGCAGTGGACCAAGAACCTGGTCGTGTTCGCGGCGTTGATCTTCTCGCGCAATTTCGACAACCCCGCGATGGTGCTGAGGAGCGTGGAGGCCTTCTTCATCCTGTGCCTGCTCTCCGGCGTGATCTACATCGTCAACGACCTCGCGGACCTGCCCAGGGACCGGCAGCACCCCATGAAACGAAACCGCCCGCTCGCGTCGGGCGCGCTGCGGCCGCAGGCGGCGGTGGCGGCCGCGGTGATCGGCATGCTGGCGGGCATCTATCTGTCGTGGCGGATCGGCACCAACTTCCTGGTGGTCGCCTGTGCCTTCTTCGTTCTGAATTTTCTCTACTCGTTCTTCCTCAAGCGGATCGTTCTGCTGGACGCGATGAGCATATCGCTCTCGTTCGTGCTGCGCGCCATCGCCGGCGTGGAGGCGCTGCACGGCTTCGGCGAAAACATCGAGATCTCGCCGTGGCTGCTCATCTGTACGCTCTTCCTCTCGTTGTTCCTCGCCTTCTGCAAGCGGCGCCACGAGTTGCTCTTCGTCGAGAACCCCGGCAACCACCGCGAGACGCTGCAGGAGTACTCGCCGGCCCTGCTCGACCAGCTGGTGGGCATCTCCGCGGGCGGGTCGGTGCTGTCGTACGCGCTGTACACCATCTGGCCGGAGACGGTGGAGAAGTTCGGGACCAGCAATCTCGTGTACACGGTTCCGCTGGTCCTGATCGGCGTCATGCGCTACCTGTACCTGGTCTACACCAAGGAAAAGGGCGGCAGCCCCTCCGACCTCCTGCTGCACGAACGCTTCATCCTGATCGACGTGGTCCTGTGGATTCTCCTCGTCGTGCTCATTCTGGGCGGCGCGTGA
- a CDS encoding NAD-dependent epimerase/dehydratase family protein: MKCVLVTGATGFIGRAVCTALDGNAHVRATSRTVSADGPWDEAVRADLARPLDGALVDGVDAILHCAGVAHAHGVALDDDAYFLAGNVAGARRVCEAAAAAGVARVVLASSVSVLGDGGPHAVEEDAVPAPSTAYARSKLASEQFLLSVVAEPVVLRFPLVYGPGLPGNLARMIDAVARRRFPPVPEVHNRRSMIHVQDAARAMVLAASESRAAGGTFTVTDGRTYSTHEIYRWILRAMGREAPRVTPPLFLFGALAGVGDVAGRLLHRRAPFDGDAYRKLFGSAEFRSARFPTLGFAPEWDLERAMPAVVAARESGAG, translated from the coding sequence ATGAAGTGCGTTCTGGTTACCGGTGCCACCGGCTTCATCGGCCGCGCCGTGTGTACGGCGCTCGACGGGAACGCGCACGTGCGCGCGACGTCGCGCACCGTGTCCGCGGACGGGCCCTGGGACGAGGCGGTCCGCGCCGACCTCGCGCGGCCGCTGGACGGAGCGCTGGTCGACGGCGTCGACGCGATCCTGCACTGCGCCGGTGTTGCGCACGCGCACGGCGTGGCGCTGGACGACGACGCATACTTCCTGGCCGGTAACGTTGCCGGCGCGCGGCGGGTGTGCGAAGCCGCCGCGGCAGCCGGAGTGGCGCGCGTGGTGCTCGCGAGCAGCGTGTCGGTGCTGGGCGATGGGGGACCCCATGCCGTCGAGGAGGACGCCGTGCCGGCGCCGTCGACTGCCTACGCGCGCAGCAAGCTCGCGTCCGAACAGTTCCTCCTGAGTGTGGTGGCCGAGCCTGTCGTCCTGCGCTTCCCGCTCGTGTACGGACCGGGGCTTCCTGGAAATCTGGCGCGCATGATCGATGCGGTGGCGCGACGCCGGTTTCCGCCCGTGCCCGAGGTGCACAACCGGCGTTCGATGATCCATGTGCAGGACGCGGCCCGCGCGATGGTGCTCGCGGCCAGCGAGAGCCGGGCCGCGGGCGGCACATTCACCGTGACCGACGGCCGTACCTACTCGACGCACGAGATCTACCGCTGGATCCTGCGTGCGATGGGACGGGAGGCGCCACGGGTGACACCGCCGTTGTTCCTGTTTGGCGCGCTGGCCGGGGTGGGTGACGTCGCCGGGCGCCTGCTGCACCGGCGCGCACCCTTCGATGGCGACGCCTACCGAAAACTGTTCGGTTCCGCTGAGTTCCGCTCCGCCCGCTTTCCCACGCTGGGCTTTGCACCGGAATGGGACCTGGAGCGGGCCATGCCGGCGGTGGTTGCCGCCCGGGAAAGTGGCGCCGGATAG
- a CDS encoding glycosyltransferase family 4 protein, which produces MSERLQVDRRPARVIIVVNEDWMFWSHRLALARAATAAGARVTVATRVDRHGERIEREGFRLAPLAWRRGSRDVIAEAAAVADLAALYRRERPDLVHHVGVKAALYGGMAALAAGGPAQIHTIAGFGFVSVSQRRRARALRATMGAAFRRVLARPRSHLVVQNADDLADVRNGALFPMARVHLVAGSGVDTEAFAPSPEPDGPVTAVLASRLIRPKGIVQLVDAARILRHEQCALRVVLVGDPDPENPDTVTEAELRAWHGEGLIEWRRRCDDMPAVWAACHVAVLPSYREGMPRTLLEAASCARPLVASDVPGCRDLVRDGDNGFLVPLHDAPALAAALARLAGDAALRVRMGARARALVEQHYSDRHIVAQMLALYRGAIGIGEAR; this is translated from the coding sequence ATGTCTGAACGCCTGCAGGTGGACCGTCGCCCCGCGCGGGTGATCATCGTGGTCAACGAGGACTGGATGTTCTGGTCGCACCGCCTGGCGCTGGCGCGCGCGGCGACCGCCGCGGGGGCGCGGGTCACGGTGGCAACGCGCGTGGATCGCCACGGCGAGCGCATCGAACGCGAGGGATTCCGCCTGGCGCCGCTGGCGTGGCGCCGGGGTTCGCGGGACGTGATCGCGGAAGCCGCGGCGGTGGCGGATCTCGCGGCACTCTACCGGCGTGAACGACCCGATCTGGTGCACCACGTGGGCGTGAAGGCGGCGTTGTACGGTGGAATGGCGGCGCTGGCTGCGGGCGGGCCGGCGCAGATCCATACCATCGCCGGGTTCGGCTTTGTTTCCGTTTCGCAACGGCGCCGTGCGCGCGCGTTGCGTGCCACCATGGGGGCGGCGTTCCGGCGCGTGCTCGCCCGGCCCCGTTCGCATCTGGTGGTGCAGAACGCGGACGATCTCGCCGACGTGCGCAACGGAGCGCTCTTCCCGATGGCGCGCGTGCACCTGGTGGCCGGCTCGGGCGTGGATACGGAGGCCTTCGCCCCGTCGCCGGAACCGGACGGACCGGTGACGGCGGTGCTCGCGAGCCGGCTGATCCGCCCCAAGGGGATCGTGCAGCTGGTGGACGCGGCCCGCATCCTGCGCCACGAGCAATGCGCGCTGCGGGTGGTCCTGGTGGGCGATCCCGACCCGGAGAATCCCGACACGGTGACGGAAGCGGAGCTGCGCGCCTGGCATGGCGAGGGCTTGATCGAGTGGCGGCGGCGTTGTGACGACATGCCGGCGGTGTGGGCCGCGTGCCACGTGGCCGTGCTGCCCAGCTACCGGGAGGGCATGCCGCGCACCCTGCTCGAGGCGGCGTCGTGCGCGCGCCCGCTGGTTGCCAGCGATGTTCCCGGGTGCCGCGACCTGGTGCGCGACGGTGACAACGGATTCCTGGTTCCGCTGCACGACGCGCCGGCGCTGGCCGCTGCACTCGCACGCCTGGCCGGGGATGCGGCGCTGCGCGTGCGCATGGGTGCGCGCGCCCGCGCGCTGGTGGAGCAGCACTACTCCGACCGGCATATCGTGGCGCAGATGCTCGCGCTCTACCGGGGTGCGATCGGGATTGGTGAGGCTCGATGA
- a CDS encoding SIS domain-containing protein: MMLPGADDIRARFRQRAELAARAEVLAPAVAAAAAELVGCIEKGGTVFACGNGGSATQSTHLVGELVGRFRRERNPYRAYSLNENTATLTAVPNDYEFAEVFARQVRGLGRAGDCLVAISTSGNSQNVVRACRAAREAGVRVISLTGDGGGQVGAHSDVLIAVPDAETPCVQEVHLIVIHLLCGMVEDALAGRPRD, encoded by the coding sequence ATGATGCTTCCCGGAGCGGACGACATTCGCGCGCGTTTCCGCCAGCGGGCCGAGCTCGCGGCGCGCGCGGAGGTGCTGGCCCCGGCGGTGGCGGCGGCCGCAGCGGAACTGGTTGGCTGCATCGAAAAGGGCGGCACCGTGTTCGCGTGCGGCAACGGCGGCAGCGCCACCCAGTCGACGCACCTGGTGGGCGAGCTGGTGGGTCGCTTCCGGCGCGAGCGCAACCCCTACCGCGCCTACTCGCTCAACGAAAACACCGCGACCCTCACCGCGGTCCCCAACGACTACGAGTTCGCCGAGGTGTTCGCGCGCCAGGTGCGCGGGCTGGGGCGCGCGGGGGACTGCCTGGTGGCCATTTCCACCAGCGGCAACTCCCAGAATGTGGTGCGGGCCTGCCGCGCCGCGCGCGAAGCCGGCGTGCGCGTGATATCGCTCACCGGCGATGGTGGCGGCCAGGTGGGCGCTCACAGCGACGTGCTCATCGCCGTGCCCGACGCCGAGACGCCGTGCGTGCAGGAAGTCCACCTCATCGTGATCCATCTCCTGTGCGGCATGGTGGAAGACGCGCTCGCCGGCCGTCCTCGCGACTGA
- a CDS encoding glucose-1-phosphate thymidylyltransferase — translation MKALILAGGKGTRLRPITHTSAKQLVPVANKPILFYAIEAIREAGIQDIAIIVGDTADEVMQAVGDGGRFDARVHYIRQEAPLGLAHAVKISRDYMQDDPFVMYLGDNLLSGGIRGFVDEFTRGKYDAQILLTRVKNPSDFGVAELKGDRVVGLEEKPKKPKSDYALVGVYMFTPTIFEATEKIKPSGRGELEITDAIQYLIENGYHVQSHVVEGWWKDTGKLEDMLDANRMVLTGMATRVETRQLEDSEFHGHVHLDDDVEVKGSILRGPCIVGRGSRIVNAYIGPFTSVGPGSHIENSEVENSIILENCSILDIGSRLSDSLIGRNVVVRRGSKPPRAYRLMVGDNSEITVL, via the coding sequence ATCAAAGCTCTCATCCTGGCGGGCGGCAAGGGAACGCGATTGCGCCCCATCACGCACACCAGTGCCAAGCAACTGGTGCCAGTGGCCAACAAGCCCATCCTCTTCTATGCCATCGAGGCCATCCGCGAGGCGGGCATCCAGGACATTGCCATCATCGTGGGTGACACCGCGGACGAAGTCATGCAGGCGGTCGGCGACGGCGGCCGCTTCGACGCGCGGGTCCATTACATCCGCCAGGAGGCGCCGCTGGGGCTCGCGCACGCGGTGAAGATTTCGCGCGACTACATGCAGGACGACCCCTTTGTCATGTACCTCGGCGACAACCTCCTCTCCGGCGGCATCCGTGGTTTCGTGGACGAGTTCACGCGCGGCAAGTACGACGCGCAGATCCTGCTCACGCGGGTCAAGAATCCCAGCGACTTCGGCGTGGCCGAACTCAAGGGCGACCGCGTGGTGGGTCTGGAGGAGAAGCCGAAGAAGCCCAAGAGCGACTACGCGCTGGTGGGTGTGTACATGTTTACGCCCACCATCTTCGAGGCGACCGAGAAGATCAAGCCAAGCGGGCGGGGCGAACTCGAGATCACCGACGCCATCCAGTACCTGATCGAGAACGGTTACCACGTGCAGTCCCACGTGGTGGAGGGGTGGTGGAAGGACACCGGCAAGCTCGAGGACATGCTCGACGCCAATCGCATGGTGCTGACCGGCATGGCCACGCGCGTGGAGACACGGCAGCTGGAGGATTCCGAGTTTCACGGCCACGTGCACCTGGACGACGACGTGGAGGTCAAGGGGAGCATCCTGCGCGGGCCGTGCATCGTCGGCCGCGGATCGCGCATCGTGAACGCCTACATCGGGCCCTTCACCAGCGTTGGTCCCGGATCGCACATCGAGAACAGCGAAGTCGAGAACAGCATCATCCTGGAGAACTGTTCGATCCTCGACATCGGCAGCCGCCTCAGCGACAGCCTGATCGGCCGCAACGTGGTGGTGCGGCGGGGCAGCAAGCCGCCCCGCGCCTACCGGCTCATGGTGGGCGACAACAGCGAGATCACGGTGCTGTGA
- a CDS encoding SLBB domain-containing protein yields MPLFIRVTASAMIMVMGITTLAPAQIIRNQRPRAYGATTATPPPAPEARADSVLAGPTQLTPRGFDSPVDPATYIIGPGDQFVVFLRPQGIDFRLTVLPEGKVLVPDAGLVQAAGLSINQFRDELKKGLASFHHGSEIQCQLMLPRTFVVYVLGDVTTPGPVQVSAPFRVDAAIAAAGGVASPGSKREIEIRENGEVTATVDLVRLQRLGDTAVNPMLHEGQSIFVPSRGPACNVTGEVWQRGGYEIVEGETAADLIELAGGFTTNADPGDMVLERIAESGEITVLKLPESELATTRLQDGDVVVVPDKRSFPGIDFVRVQGGGGRDGRIYLAEGETLDSFRPRFIRLRNDFDLSNSKIERRQPDGSMEFIPVDLSRLVRGDTTLSVVLQSGDVINVPRLEDIVYVTGEVMRPGEVDFQRGLPAGRYIAMAGGPSDTGSIDKLEIFDDRGNRRDGDRDSVVYRGETILVKRRTAVVWGNVFIGFVSLTSLFLSAYAVITANSN; encoded by the coding sequence ATGCCACTGTTCATTCGTGTGACGGCTTCGGCCATGATCATGGTCATGGGGATCACCACCCTGGCCCCGGCGCAGATCATCCGCAACCAGCGCCCGCGCGCGTACGGCGCCACCACCGCGACCCCGCCGCCGGCGCCCGAGGCCCGGGCCGATTCGGTGCTGGCCGGTCCCACGCAGTTGACGCCACGTGGTTTCGATTCCCCGGTGGATCCGGCCACGTACATCATCGGTCCCGGCGACCAGTTCGTCGTGTTTCTGCGCCCGCAGGGAATCGATTTCCGGCTCACCGTGCTCCCCGAGGGGAAGGTGCTCGTTCCCGACGCGGGGCTTGTGCAGGCGGCGGGGCTCTCCATCAACCAGTTCCGCGACGAACTGAAGAAGGGGCTGGCGTCGTTCCACCACGGGTCGGAGATTCAGTGCCAGCTGATGCTGCCGCGCACCTTCGTGGTGTACGTGCTGGGCGATGTGACCACGCCGGGTCCGGTGCAGGTTTCCGCACCGTTCCGCGTGGACGCAGCCATCGCCGCCGCCGGCGGCGTGGCGTCGCCGGGTTCGAAGCGCGAGATCGAGATCCGCGAGAACGGCGAGGTGACGGCAACGGTCGATCTCGTGCGCCTGCAGCGCCTGGGAGACACGGCCGTCAACCCCATGCTGCACGAGGGCCAATCCATCTTCGTGCCCTCGCGCGGCCCGGCGTGCAATGTAACCGGCGAGGTGTGGCAGCGCGGCGGTTACGAGATCGTGGAGGGCGAGACCGCGGCCGATCTGATTGAACTCGCCGGCGGTTTCACCACCAATGCGGACCCCGGGGACATGGTACTCGAGCGGATCGCGGAGTCCGGCGAGATCACCGTGCTCAAGCTGCCGGAGTCGGAACTCGCGACCACGCGCCTGCAGGACGGGGACGTCGTGGTGGTGCCGGACAAGCGCAGCTTTCCGGGCATCGACTTCGTGCGCGTGCAGGGGGGCGGTGGACGCGACGGGCGCATCTACCTGGCGGAGGGAGAGACGCTGGATTCCTTTCGGCCGCGGTTCATCCGCTTGCGCAACGACTTCGACCTGTCCAACTCCAAGATCGAGCGCAGGCAGCCGGACGGATCGATGGAGTTCATCCCGGTGGATCTCTCGCGGCTGGTGCGTGGCGACACCACCCTCTCCGTGGTCCTGCAATCCGGGGACGTGATCAATGTTCCGCGGCTGGAGGACATCGTGTACGTGACGGGCGAGGTGATGCGCCCGGGCGAGGTGGACTTCCAGCGGGGCCTGCCGGCGGGGCGCTACATCGCCATGGCGGGCGGTCCCAGCGACACCGGCAGCATCGACAAGCTTGAGATCTTCGACGACCGGGGCAACCGGCGCGACGGCGATCGCGATAGTGTCGTGTACCGGGGTGAGACAATCCTGGTCAAACGCCGCACGGCGGTCGTGTGGGGTAACGTGTTCATCGGGTTCGTCAGTCTTACGAGCCTGTTCCTCTCGGCGTACGCAGTCATCACCGCCAACAGCAACTGA
- the alaS gene encoding alanine--tRNA ligase gives MSKDSQNRYAVNRLVQDFLEYFGARGHTVVPSAPLLPEDPTLLFTAAGMVPFKAYYSQPENAPYARAASVQKCLRAGGKQSDLENVGRTLRHHTFFEMLGNFSFGDYFKKEAIEWAWELSIDVWKLDRARIWVTIYEDDDEAHDLWANHIGFPRERIKRLGRKDNFWGPVGDTGVCGPSSELHIDTGREGPDGGPGQDDSDRYIEYWNLVFPQFFYTDKGVYDPLPRPGIDTGLGLERLAFILQGADDNFHTDEFLPIRRAIAAALPKSADAGKAALAINAAADHVRALTFALAEGIMPSNDGRGYVLRRLLRRALTKMQPFGVHEPFLARGVDAVVNAMSARYPDLQPRAALVRDVVTAEETRFLDTLEQGMSRLETLFDDARKKKRKTIAGADVFQLYDTFGFPPELTREMAQDRGLDADMAGFETAMGQQKERARKSAKFVQGVERVSVVDSGSLQVGIDLRPDVKKTEFLGYDELDCDAVAVSVGDARAERIARQDEGEFVELTTDRTVFYPEGGGQIGDAGSIAFGENPLLVVDAYRAGERIAHLVRVTGGRAQVIEQIKSNRAGRLHVDRERRFATMRNHTATHLLHAALRQVLGTHVTQAGSLVAPDRLRFDFHHYQAVKPEEVAEIERIVNEAVMNDLAVTAEYRSYDDAIADGAMALFGEKYGDVVRMVSIDAFSRELCGGTHLRRTGEVGAFFVRQEGAVASGVRRVEAVTGTGALEMARGALRDWEQVAALLRVSPADVERRVRALLEENEAFAQRQKRDEERRAQSEAADALAGAEDIGGLRFVALTVDVPDVNALRSYGDALRGRIGIGVGLVCQSGAEKPVCLVVASDSAIKERGIRADDLTRKVGAELGYRGGGKPHMAQFGIPGVQEFDRVRDFLRGALSPA, from the coding sequence ATGAGCAAGGATTCGCAGAATCGCTACGCGGTCAACCGCCTGGTGCAGGACTTCCTGGAGTACTTCGGTGCGCGCGGGCACACCGTGGTGCCCAGCGCGCCGCTCTTGCCCGAAGACCCCACGCTCCTGTTCACCGCGGCGGGGATGGTTCCGTTCAAGGCGTACTACAGCCAGCCGGAGAACGCGCCCTACGCGCGCGCGGCCAGCGTGCAGAAGTGTCTGCGCGCCGGCGGCAAGCAGAGCGACCTGGAGAACGTGGGCCGCACGCTGCGCCATCACACCTTCTTCGAGATGCTGGGCAACTTCTCCTTCGGCGACTACTTCAAGAAGGAGGCCATCGAGTGGGCCTGGGAGCTGTCCATCGACGTGTGGAAGCTCGACCGGGCCCGCATCTGGGTGACCATCTACGAGGACGACGACGAGGCCCACGACCTGTGGGCCAATCACATCGGTTTCCCCAGGGAACGCATCAAGCGCCTGGGCAGGAAGGACAACTTCTGGGGCCCGGTGGGCGACACGGGCGTGTGCGGGCCATCGTCTGAGTTGCACATCGACACCGGGCGCGAGGGTCCCGACGGCGGGCCGGGCCAGGACGACAGCGACCGTTACATCGAGTACTGGAACCTCGTCTTCCCGCAGTTCTTCTACACGGACAAGGGCGTGTACGACCCGCTGCCGCGCCCGGGCATCGACACCGGCCTGGGGCTCGAGCGCCTCGCCTTCATCCTGCAGGGCGCCGACGACAACTTTCACACCGACGAGTTCCTGCCCATCCGCCGCGCCATCGCCGCGGCGCTGCCGAAGTCGGCGGACGCGGGCAAGGCGGCGCTGGCCATCAACGCCGCCGCGGACCACGTGCGCGCACTCACCTTCGCGCTGGCGGAGGGCATCATGCCCTCCAACGACGGTCGCGGTTACGTGCTGCGCCGGCTGCTGCGCCGCGCGCTCACCAAGATGCAGCCGTTCGGTGTGCACGAGCCGTTCCTGGCCCGCGGGGTCGACGCGGTGGTCAACGCCATGTCTGCGCGCTATCCCGACCTGCAGCCGCGCGCAGCGCTGGTCAGGGACGTCGTTACGGCGGAGGAAACGCGCTTCCTCGACACGCTCGAGCAGGGCATGAGTCGCCTGGAGACGCTGTTCGACGACGCGCGCAAGAAGAAGCGCAAGACGATCGCCGGCGCCGATGTGTTCCAGTTGTACGACACCTTCGGCTTCCCGCCGGAGCTCACGCGCGAGATGGCGCAGGACCGCGGCCTCGACGCCGACATGGCGGGCTTCGAGACGGCGATGGGGCAGCAGAAGGAACGCGCGCGCAAGAGTGCCAAATTTGTGCAGGGCGTGGAGAGGGTGTCCGTCGTCGATTCAGGCAGTTTGCAGGTTGGAATTGACCTTCGTCCGGATGTGAAGAAGACCGAGTTTCTTGGCTATGATGAACTCGATTGCGACGCGGTGGCCGTCAGCGTTGGCGACGCGCGTGCGGAGCGTATCGCGCGGCAGGACGAAGGCGAGTTCGTTGAACTGACAACCGACCGCACGGTCTTCTATCCCGAAGGTGGTGGGCAGATTGGAGACGCGGGTTCGATTGCTTTCGGTGAGAATCCGCTGTTGGTGGTAGACGCGTATCGCGCCGGAGAGCGCATCGCGCACCTGGTGCGCGTGACCGGCGGGCGTGCGCAGGTGATCGAGCAGATCAAGTCCAACCGCGCGGGGCGCCTGCACGTCGACCGGGAGCGTCGCTTCGCCACCATGCGCAACCACACCGCCACCCACCTGCTGCACGCCGCGCTGCGCCAGGTGCTGGGCACCCACGTGACCCAGGCGGGATCGCTGGTCGCGCCCGACCGGCTGCGCTTCGACTTCCACCACTACCAGGCCGTCAAGCCGGAGGAAGTGGCCGAGATCGAACGCATTGTGAACGAGGCGGTCATGAACGACCTGGCCGTGACCGCGGAGTACCGCTCCTACGACGATGCCATCGCGGATGGCGCCATGGCGCTCTTCGGTGAGAAGTACGGCGACGTGGTGCGCATGGTCTCCATCGATGCATTTTCGCGCGAGTTGTGCGGCGGCACGCATCTGCGTCGCACCGGCGAGGTGGGCGCCTTCTTCGTGCGCCAGGAGGGCGCGGTGGCATCGGGCGTGCGCCGCGTGGAGGCGGTTACCGGCACCGGCGCGCTGGAAATGGCGCGCGGGGCTCTGCGTGACTGGGAACAGGTGGCGGCGCTGTTGCGCGTGTCACCCGCCGATGTGGAGCGCCGGGTGCGTGCCTTGCTGGAGGAGAACGAGGCCTTCGCGCAGCGGCAGAAGCGGGACGAGGAGCGCCGCGCCCAGAGCGAGGCGGCCGACGCCCTCGCCGGCGCGGAGGACATCGGCGGCCTGCGCTTCGTGGCCCTGACCGTCGACGTCCCCGACGTGAATGCGCTGCGCAGCTACGGCGACGCACTGCGCGGGCGGATCGGGATCGGGGTGGGGCTGGTGTGCCAGTCCGGGGCGGAGAAGCCGGTGTGTTTGGTGGTTGCGAGCGACTCTGCTATAAAGGAGCGGGGAATCCGGGCCGACGACCTCACGCGGAAGGTCGGCGCCGAGCTGGGGTACCGCGGCGGGGGCAAACCCCACATGGCCCAGTTCGGTATCCCGGGTGTGCAGGAATTCGACCGCGTGCGGGACTTTCTCCGCGGCGCCCTGTCGCCGGCATGA
- a CDS encoding RecX family transcriptional regulator has protein sequence MIRLSGGRFFALPEEAAAALAVGAELSDEEIERLAGLDAYLRGRDKALRMLAIRGRSRREIDDALRALGVGDAVRRGIVSELEEKGLIDDARFAREFVSVKKDVRRMGPHRLRADLKKLGVGRTDLEDALASFGADEQERLARALAERATRSGTIDEKMVRRVASMLTRKGFDYGVVNRIAADLARRMERGPDDTEWAAPDDM, from the coding sequence ATGATCCGGCTTTCCGGGGGGCGGTTTTTTGCGCTTCCCGAAGAAGCCGCCGCGGCGCTGGCCGTGGGTGCGGAGTTGTCCGACGAGGAGATCGAACGCCTCGCCGGTCTCGACGCGTACCTGCGCGGGCGCGACAAGGCGCTGCGCATGCTGGCCATCCGCGGGCGTTCGCGACGCGAGATCGACGATGCGCTGCGCGCGCTGGGCGTGGGCGACGCGGTGCGGCGCGGTATCGTGTCGGAACTCGAGGAGAAGGGGCTCATCGACGACGCCCGTTTCGCCCGCGAGTTCGTCTCGGTAAAGAAGGACGTGCGACGCATGGGGCCGCACCGGCTGCGCGCCGACCTGAAGAAGCTGGGCGTGGGCCGCACGGATCTGGAAGATGCGCTGGCGTCGTTCGGCGCGGACGAGCAGGAACGGCTGGCGCGGGCGCTGGCCGAGCGCGCCACGCGCAGCGGCACCATCGATGAGAAGATGGTGCGCCGCGTCGCGTCGATGCTCACCCGCAAGGGATTCGACTACGGCGTGGTCAATCGCATCGCCGCAGATCTGGCGAGGCGCATGGAGCGCGGCCCCGATGACACGGAGTGGGCCGCGCCCGACGACATGTGA
- the recA gene encoding recombinase RecA codes for MTAGKTDEKNKAIDLAVQQIEKQFGQGSIMRLGEGAAIVPVEIIPTGSLALDIALGVGGVPRGRVIEVFGPEGSGKTTLTSSIIANAQKRGGLAAFIDAEHAFDVGYAKKIGVDVDNLLISQPDTGEQALEITEVLIRSGALDIIVVDSVAALVPQAEINGEMGDQHVGLQARLMSQALRKLTGTVSKTKTSLIFTNQIRMKIGVMFGSPETTSGGNALKFYSSVRMDIRRIAAIKEGDLVTGSRTKVKVVKNKVAAPFKTCEFDIIYGEGISFEGDVIDIGSAVDIVKKSGTWFSYGEERLGQGKEQARRFLREHPEIAIDAAQKIRVHFGVDATPAAAGAASTAEEAAPAGAAEVPEAAEGDALATNPRGRKPGSPRARQ; via the coding sequence ATGACCGCGGGTAAGACGGACGAAAAGAACAAGGCCATCGACCTGGCCGTCCAGCAGATCGAAAAGCAGTTCGGACAGGGTTCCATCATGCGCCTGGGCGAGGGCGCTGCCATCGTGCCGGTCGAGATCATTCCCACCGGCAGCCTCGCGCTGGACATCGCGCTCGGCGTGGGCGGCGTGCCGCGCGGGCGCGTTATCGAGGTCTTCGGCCCCGAGGGATCCGGCAAGACCACGCTCACCAGCTCCATCATCGCCAACGCGCAGAAGCGCGGCGGTCTGGCCGCGTTCATCGACGCCGAGCACGCGTTCGACGTCGGCTACGCCAAGAAGATCGGCGTCGACGTGGACAACCTGCTCATCTCGCAGCCCGACACCGGCGAGCAGGCGCTCGAGATCACCGAGGTGCTCATTCGCAGCGGCGCGCTGGACATCATCGTCGTCGATTCGGTGGCGGCGCTGGTGCCGCAGGCGGAGATCAACGGCGAGATGGGCGACCAGCACGTGGGGCTGCAGGCGCGCCTCATGTCGCAGGCGTTGCGCAAGCTCACCGGCACGGTGAGCAAGACCAAGACCAGCCTCATCTTCACCAACCAGATCCGGATGAAGATCGGCGTCATGTTCGGCAGCCCCGAGACCACGTCGGGCGGCAACGCGCTGAAGTTCTACTCCAGCGTGCGCATGGACATCCGCCGCATCGCCGCCATCAAGGAAGGCGATCTCGTCACCGGCAGCCGCACCAAGGTCAAGGTGGTGAAGAACAAGGTTGCAGCACCGTTCAAGACCTGCGAGTTCGACATCATCTACGGAGAGGGCATCAGCTTCGAGGGTGACGTGATCGATATCGGTTCCGCGGTTGACATCGTCAAGAAGAGCGGGACGTGGTTCTCGTACGGCGAGGAGCGCCTCGGCCAGGGCAAGGAGCAGGCGCGGCGCTTCCTGAGAGAGCACCCGGAGATCGCGATCGACGCGGCGCAGAAGATCCGCGTGCACTTCGGTGTGGACGCCACGCCGGCCGCGGCGGGTGCCGCGAGCACGGCTGAAGAGGCAGCACCCGCGGGCGCCGCGGAGGTGCCGGAGGCGGCGGAGGGTGACGCGCTGGCGACGAATCCGCGCGGCAGGAAGCCGGGGTCCCCGCGCGCGCGTCAGTAG